A genome region from Hevea brasiliensis isolate MT/VB/25A 57/8 chromosome 9, ASM3005281v1, whole genome shotgun sequence includes the following:
- the LOC131183408 gene encoding uncharacterized protein LOC131183408, protein MAESTEQARPLAPAAFQSISNEEEALSTQLKLRQRKYIKCCGCFTAFFLILAVTILVLFFTVFHVKDPVIRISNLPLDQLELPVLPNGTFSTGTNVTLVIDISVKNRNMASFKFNNGTTTVLYSGTVVGEGMTPSGKAKARRTIHMNVTVIIIPEKILQVPRWVTDLSSKKLTMTSNTIIDGKVKILEIVKKHLTVEVNCTITYHFSSQDIENNCRPHFI, encoded by the coding sequence ATGGCTGAGAGCACGGAGCAGGCTAGGCCTTTAGCTCCCGCTGCATTCCAATCCATCAGCAATGAAGAGGAAGCTTTATCTACCCAATTGAAGCTTCGACAGCGAAAATACATCAAGTGTTGCGGCTGTTTCACTGCCTTCTTCTTGATTCTAGCCGTTACAATTCTTGTCCTCTTTTTCACTGTTTTTCATGTCAAGGATCCTGTGATCAGGATAAGCAACTTACCCCTGGACCAGCTAGAGCTACCGGTGCTACCTAATGGGACTTTCAGCACAGGTACCAACGTCACATTAGTAATTGATATTTCAGTGAAAAACCGTAACATGGCCTCCTTCAAGTTCAACAACGGCACAACAACTGTTTTGTATAGCGGCACGGTGGTCGGCGAGGGGATGACTCCGTCAGGAAAGGCCAAGGCAAGGCGTACCATTCACATGAACGTTACGGTGATCATCATTCCTGAGAAAATTTTGCAAGTTCCAAGGTGGGTTACGGATTTAAGTTCAAAGAAGTTGACTATGACCAGCAACACAATAATTGATGGCAAGGTGAAGATACTCGAAATTGTCAAGAAACATCTTACGGTAGAAGTGAATTGCACTATTACATACCATTTTTCAAGCCAGGACATTGAAAACAATTGCAGACCACATTTCATTTGA